From the Scyliorhinus canicula chromosome 4, sScyCan1.1, whole genome shotgun sequence genome, the window caggcggcacggtagcacagtgggtagcaatgttgcttcacagcttcagggtcccaggtacgattcccagcttgggtcactgtctgtgcagagtctgcacgttctccctgtgtctgcgtgggtttcttccgggtgctccagtttcctcccacaagcccccaaagacgtgctgttaggtaatttggacattctcaattctccccatgtacccgaacaggccctggaatgtggcgactagggtcttttcacagtaacttcattgcaccgttaatgaaagcctacttgtgacaataaagattactatataTATTTGAATGGGGAGTCAGACAGTGAGATACTGTTtgtccacaagttctgaaagcaGGGCATCTTGGAGAGAAACTTCCAGACTTCTGTGTTTAACTGTACATATATGTTCGCCGAAAGTTGCAGTCTGGTTTTCTATTTAAATTATGATGAGCACTTTTAGCCTCACTGCTATTTCAAATACAAATTCCAGCCCAATGTATTGGTCATTGAGagaagaaactttaaaaaaaatgtttgtagcTATGCTGGACCCATGTAAAATTGGAAATCAATTAACTCTTTAAAAACTAACAGTTAAACCAATGGTTcatctttgaaatgaaatgaatgaaaaaggaaatgaaaatcgcttattgtcacaagtaggcttcaaatgaagttactgtgaatagcccctagtcgccacattccggtgcctgttcggggaggctggtacgggaattgaaccgtgctgctggcctgccttggtctgctttaaaagccagcgatttagccctgtgctaaacagccccttcatcCGACATTGTACGATACTTGGTGAATGTTGATGAATATATTGGGTTAGGTTGGCGGAATAAAATGTTAAGGGAACAAAATAGATATGCACATGGACTGAATGATGTGGTAATTACTTATGTACTGGGGACATGATTCAGTGGCTTTGTTGCGCCAGACGTGGTGTTGGGACGAGGCCAtcgaatcttgtgagaggcctccaACAGGAATCGCGACGCTAgaaacgtctcacgagattccaCTGAATTTCGTgagacgtcatgatctggatctcgcccaggcaCGCATatataaatgagccattaggttcaTTTGCGCTCGCCCAATTTACGCGGGGCCCGGGATTCACCAGCCTCAACAGTGAGGCCTCTACTGGATACCATTTGGTACTGGCTCACAAAGTTATGAACCAGTCATGATGGAACTTcgccgggggatgggggggggtggggggattgaggCCCCGAGTTGGTCGGGGACTGGGCAGGATAACACCCCGGCACCTGCATACCTTGGAATTGCCAGTCTGGCACTTtggcaggggcacttccaggTTGCCCATATCAGAGTTCAGGCCCGGTGGGGCCTTGTCTATTAAAGATGGTGTGAGGGGAGCCTCGGGAATTCCGGAAGAGGCAAGTTGGgtgaagtggtgggggggggggggggggttcctaaaGCTATGGCGGCGGAGCTGAGGGAGGTCAAAAgattggggctgcctttaaaaatgtcaCCCCAATCTGCGAGTAGtattcctgcactggcgagctgagcttgcAAGTGCAGGAAATTACTTAGAGTGGCCTCGACAGGgagttcctcaccgaggccaaacaaaatggcaaagtgctgttggaCAGCAGGGTCCTTTCTCAGCGCTTCTAAATGTGCCATTCAGCGGATTTTACCTCTTGTCCGCTGAATTGCACCCCTTGTGTAGCTAGTTGTGTCTATACTAGTATAAATTCAGCTCTCCAACACTGCCAAATTCTAAAGTCCCTCTGAGCTAAGAACAGAACCCACAAATGTCTCTCACGTACTCTGCAGAAACAAAGGCTTTGAAAGACAAACTTACATGAGAGCATGCTGATAGCAAAAAAACTTTCACTGTTGATCATTTTGTAATAGTTACATTGTAAAAACTAACAGTGCATTCACTGCTTAATAATAGTGTCCTTGTGCCACTCGAAAATGGCATACCTTTCATCATCACTGTTGTAGAACAGTAGTTCAGATTGCTTGCTTGCTTTCTTTATAGATCACCCACATTGTAAGCAATCAGCTTTAAAACCAAGTGAAAGCAGATTAAACTTTCAGGCACTATGACctgttttcattttcaagtaaatGATTTATCTGTACTCATTTGTCCAGAATGCATGTTTACATTTGGAATTTCCACTTTCTAAAAAGCTATTTGCTGTTTTAACCACTAGCTATAAACAGCTTTTTAGGTTATTTAGACAATCAATCATAAAAGAGGCTTTCTAACTGCCACTCTTGCCAGACATCTATGACGGGTGCAAATATGGCCTGGAAAAGCATGCCCAACATTGAAATATCATGTATCCTTTCTTCCAGTCAAAGCCCTAAAAGATATCTATTGGGAAATTACAAGCTTATGGCTCTTTCATCCCATTCCATTCAACATCACAATGGAGCAACATCAACATTTATTACTGTATTGGTCTGACAATTATCGTGTCTATGAAGCACCTTAAAAAGGCTGTTGaagtaaaacaaaattaaaaccatGAAGAGTTTTATTTGGATTTCTACTACAGGTTAGTCCTTTTGAGGGACAGTGTAGGTTACCAGAATGTGCAATATTCACTCTATTGTTTTTTTCAAAGTGAGAACAGCATATTATTTCCTGGTCCACCTTGTCACCAGTTTTTCACTTCGGTTCAGTATGTTTCATGGTTAGGATGACCTTCCCAGTGGATCTGCGTTGCAACACGAATTGAAAAGCTTCATTTACCTAGAAAATGACAAAGCCAATAAAGTACCACAAAGTGCAAATATCGTATTTTGCTCATAATGACAGTTACCAGTGTTAATAGCGATCCAGCCTCTACTGTTGAGTCATCTACATATTTCTTGGTGAATAACCAGGTTATAACACTATTTTTTTTGCCCTTTTGCATTTCTGAGTGTTCACATAGTCCTCTAAGGCATACACTCTGCTACGTTAGCAAGCTATTCACCTTCCACTGTGCATTGCTCTTAAATACATTTCTTTATTTCTGGATTCATTGGATAGGAGGTCCATCACGGTCAATACTGATCTTTCAACTCATCATCATGAACTTTATGGAGTCACAGATATCCAACATTGCATCTTTGATATCTGGTCAGAGAAATTGTGGCCCAACATGCTACTGAGCATCGGTAAAGGAATGAAGAACACTGAACCGGTAAAACTATCAAATGGCAGTCTTGTGGTTTAATTAGTGCAAAAATGAATCAAGTGAAAACTCTGATCAACATAGTTCAATAGAAACTTTGAATGCAATTCTACATATTCCTGGTTGCACTGTGGAAAGTAACCTGTTTATTGTAACAGCCCCAGGGTAAACAAGAATTTAGCAGCAAACAGCTTTCCTCAAGGCAGTCCTTTTTAAATCAGCCAGGGAAACAACTTCATAACAAACATTATACTCACTATTTTATAATTCACTGCGTGGTGTGTAATGTTCATGTACTTAGAggataacattttttaaaaatttaatgcacccaattatttttttacaattaaggggcaattttgcgtggccaattcacttaccctgcacatttttgggttgtggggtaagagccatgcagacaccgggagaatgcaaattccatacagacagtggcccggggccgggatcaaacccgggtcttcggcgccatgaggcaatagtgctaaccactgcgccgccctcttACAGGACAACATAACATCTTGCTCTATGATAAGCAATTGGTCtaccaattttaaaaaatacattccaGAATCTACTTATCCTACTGTTACAAAGCCATTTTTTGTCAGTCTTGCAAGACGCAATACAAGGGAGCAGGCGAACATTCCTATATTTTTTGGACCTGTCACTGACTGGAAATCACAGGTCTGTGTTCTTTTAAAGGAACGCGAGCATTACAGCTAATAAATGCCTTCATCGAGGCATCAGGACTCCCCAGTGAAAATTCCCTTGTGCTTTTGCCAGAAGATTAACTGTTCATTTCTACATGGTCGAAAGTCGCAGATCCAGATTTCTGTGGTTGTTTGGCTGTGTCCTTGATCCTCACAGTACATTCTGCAAAAATGGGTCAGCAATTAATTCTTATTTGAAACACTAGCTAgttatttcttttttcttttttaggACAATATATTctgcactgattttttttttgcttgcaACATTCTGTACCTctatttcttttgcctctgctcaTCCTTCTCGTCTCCCAGAGCTATTTACTGGGGCACAGTTCCACTGAGTATACAGTTACATTCGTCCCCTGGTTCTTGGTCAAATTATTAATGTATGCCCCTCAGAAGCAAGTGCAGTAGACTATCTGATCAAGCCCATTGTATCCTCCTCCAGCTTTGACAGACAGATTTCCAGTGCAGGTACGCAGAACAACAATCAATAGTTGAAATCCCGGACGGTTGTTTGTTCCACTTTCTAGCTACAGACAGCAACCATTTTCTCTCTGATATAATTTAACTCCACACAATGCATCAAATCGGAGATCCTCCTGTTCTCTATGACTCAGAAGCTATCATGATTACTCATATTTTCTGTGTGACAGAGAAAGCCAATTGCCACTTTGCTATTTTTAGATTAAACTAATTGCTCTATTAAGTTCTCTGATTGGTACACCATTAAATGTGATTGAATGCAGTCGGATTTTTTAATAATCTTGCTATCCAATGCTTTACATGGCAAAtaaatagctttttaaaaaaaagactgtaAATAGATGCCATTCCGTTGGCAAGTTCCAACAAAAATGTCCGCAAAACTGGTAAAGTCACTTGAGATATTGAATAAATTAATAGTTCCTGGAGTGACAGGTTCCCTACTGGCTGTAGTTCAATGTCACTTGGCTTGATGAGTCAATACTATAATATTTGAAGTGAATCATTATGTACTGCAAGGAGTGTGTGCCTGCTGTAATCCAGCCTCATCTCAGTCTGACCCAAAAAGTTGAAATGCTCCTTATTTTAAGTATCTATCATTGGAAGCATTTTAAAAACTCTTTCTTGGAAGTTTTATTTCCCAATGCAGAAATCCCTGAATATAACTTCCAGGATTTCTTCGGCTCCAATTGTCCCAGTGATCTTTCCCAGCTGTCTCAATCCTGTTCTCAGCTGCTCTGTGGCCAGGACAAGATCCATCTCACGTTGCTGGTGATACTGTGTTAGGGCATGGCTGCAGTTCTGGAGGTGCAGCCGGTGACGTGCCTGTGTTAAACTGGGGCTGCCAGCCAACGGATTCCCACACATTTTTTCAACTTGTTCAACAAGGAGATGTAGGAAGTCATCGAAACCACTGCCAGTTGTGCATGACAACAGGCACATCCGAGGAAGGCCATGATCTTTCAGAACTAGGTGCAGCTTATTCAACTCTTCCAGCAGTACAAGATCTGTCTTATTACAAACCACAATCCAGTCCGCGTCCTTGTCAGGCGCACCCATCACTTCACTCAGATAATCTTGAAGAAACTGGACCATTCCAGTCAGGTCTGATGGCAGTTCCGTGGCATCTACCATCACAAGCACAATGTCTGCCAGCTGAAGCCTTTCCCGAGCACGCCTCACGCCCTCTTGCTCTACCATGTCAGAGGTCTCCCTCAGTCCCGCTGTGTCACTCAGAAGAACGGGGTAGCCTCCGATGTTCAGGGTCGTCTCCAAAACATCCCTGGTTGTCCCTGCTATCGGCGAGACTATGGCAGTGGGCTTCTGACAAATTAAATTCATGAGGCTGCTTTTTCCAGCATTGGGTGCTCCAACAATGGTCACATGGACGCCGTCCCTCAGCCTTTCACCTTGGCGACTGTCATGCAGGTGCCTATCTATTTCACTCTGTAACGCATGCACGTCATTGTCAACTTTATCCAGTACCCCCTCCTCAATGTTGTCATCTTCGCTGAAATCAATGTAGGCTTCTGTGTGGGCCAGACATCGGGTTAGCCTCTTACTCCAGCCATGATACAGGTGCCCCAGGTCACCAGCCATCTGCCGTAGGGCTTGTCTTCTCTGGGCTTCCGTCTCAGCATGAATGAGGTCCCCCAGTCCCTCTACCTCCGTCAGGTCCAGCTTCCCATTCTGAAAGGCACGTTTGGTGAACTCCCCAGCTTGGGCTGGGCATAGCCCAGGTAAGTATCCCAGAGCTTGGAGAACTCCGCTGACCACCGCTGATCCCCCATGGACATGGAACTCACAGCAATCTTCTCCAGTGAAACTGCGGGGGCCTGGGAACCACAGCACCAGCCCCATGTCCAGCCGCTCCCCAGACCTGGGGTCCAGCAGTGGCCGGAGAGCAGCAGCTCTGGCCGGGGGAAGAGCTCTCTGACCAGTCAGGCAGATCAGCGTGTCCCTGCTGGCAGGACCACTCACTCGGATGACGGCAACCCCACACCTGCCTTGGCCCGAGCTCATGGCAAAAATCGTGCTTCTTTCTCGAGAGTCTGAACACTGCATCCTCACAAAGCTGGACTGGAAATTACACTGTTTGAAGAAAAGTAAAAGTCTATTACTTCATCTAGGCATTTAAACACATGATACACATAAGAGAGGAGAAAACTGAAATGAATGGGGACTTCCTAGAATGGTCTTTACCAGTACAGCATAAACATCCAACATTTAGTCAACCACATTTTTAGCACCATTATGAATTGCCCCTGCTCCCCACTACACTGTTCTTTGGGGCTCACAACCACGTACATATGATACTTTTTCAAAAAAGCAGGAAATTGATTTGCTCCCAAGGCTTTGTATAATGTTAGTCAATTCCTGAAGGCTCAACAAGAGCAGCTCAGAATGACTAATGCTCTTACCAAGCGTGTGGTAAAGCTCCTGACCTCCAGGCACCTTCACCTTCCACCTCCTCTTTGCTCATGAAATCCTTCTTCTGTTCAATCTCAGCAAAATATACTGTACTTGCATTCTATCACTGAGACGCTGGTGCCAAATCCCTGCCTCGACAATATCTCAGCAGAAACAATCATTAAATGTCAGAGTGCCGGTATTAAGGGAAATTAAACTAGGTTTCAGGAGATAAATATTCAAAGCATATCACAGGCTAGGAAAATAAATCAATGACAAAGTCAGCTGGGGCTGCTCGTGGACATTTGTATGCAGCCTCTCTCGGTGGCAGCAGAAAAACTGATATAAGCTAGAAAGCTGGATGTGTTTACACTATTTATATCGCGGTGGCACAAAGGGAATTCCTTTCAAACGGGAAATTGGAACATTAGAAGCAAAGATGCAGTGCAAAGGCAGCTGCAAACATTGCCAAACTAGAACTTTATCCTCCATCATCCGCACTAAAAAGAACAAGACaaataatagttttttttttttaaatttagagtacccaattatttcttttccaattaaaggggcaatttagcgtggccaatccacctaaccagcacatctttgggttgtgggggtgaaacccacgcaaacacggggagaatgtgcaaactctacacagtgacccagggctgggattcgaacccgggtcctcagcaccgtaatccctgtgctaaccactacgccaccgtgctgccctatgacaaCACAACAATTGATGTATCTTCAAAGAGATACACGACTAAAGAACAGCTTGTGGCTTGAGTTGTCTCTtatccctttcttttttttttaatttagtgtacccaattatataatttttttttccaattaaggggcaatttagcgtggccaatccacctaacctgcacatctttgggttgtgggggcgaaacccacgcagacacggggagaacgtacaaactccacacagacagtgacccagggccaggattcgaacccgggtcctcagagccgtaggcagcaatgctatccactgtgccaccgtgcagcccctctTATCCCTTTCTAAATATCCCTgactccctgttgcctgcagccCTAACCTGCTGCCTAATGACTCATTTCCCATCGGATGCAGGCCACCCTCGCTGAATCCTCCTTATTTTCTTTCAGATGCCTCACTACTTTCCCTTTTCTGACCTAGAAAAGTGCAACCTGACATCAGAAAGGTGAAGCAGCCAAGATTCGAAACAGCTGACATTGCCACACTCACCAAATAATACTTTACACTAATTCCCCAAACCTCCATCATTATCCCTTGGCAAGTCCCATCCCACCAACAGAaaagggagggacttccaggattttgatccagtgatagtgaagggacAATGATAGTGTTTCAAGTCAGGGTAATGTctaatttggaggggaacctgcggcTGGTGAtattcccatgcatttgctgccctttcAAGGTGGTAGAGATCATAGCTCTAGAGGGTTCTGTCAAAAGAGCAGCACAACAGTACACGTCAGAAGTGGATGGCCCTGGggatccatttaagacagagatgaggaggaacctccaacaagagagaatcaacccATCTCCCTTTGTCATTCAGCAGCATTATcaacactgaatcccccaccatttaAGATCACTGACCAGAAGCTGAATTGTGCCAGCTGTATAAATAGGCTGgccacaagagcagatcagaggctgggatagTAACTCACCTCTGGACTCCCAAGAGCCtgtatacaaggcacaagtcagaagtgcaaCGGAATACTCTTTACTTGTCTGGATGAGCGcaatccaacaacactcaagaagctcgtaccatccaagacaaagcaattGATCAGCACCCAATCCATCATCTTAAACatttcctccctccaccaccaacacacagtggcagcaatgtacaACACagaagatgcacagcagcaactaaTCGAGACTCTTTTGACAGCACCCTCTGGACCTGTGATCTCTACACCCTAACAAGGttagggcagcaaatgcatgacAAGACCACAAGCCACATATTCCCCTCCAAATCAAACCCTATCCTGACCTGaaacactatcaccattccttcactgtcactggatcaaactcctggaacttgCTCTCCAACAATGCTCggcgtgtacctacaccacagcaaCTGCAGCTGCTCAAGAAGGTCCCTCACCAGAACCTCCTCAAGAGCAATTATTGATGAATAATAAATACcggtcttgccagcaatgctcacatcccaagaacaatttcaaaataatatGCAGAATAGTAAATGTATATAAATGTGTAATAGTGATAAATAGTCTTCATTGTTCTAAATATATCTGCAGAATAGTGAAGATACATAACTTTTTTGTAGTTCAGTGAAAATATTAATATTGGCAATTGTCaccaataattattttttaattgcTAATCACATGCTACATCATTGGTCAACATCTAAATAATAAAACCATCTCAGCAATTAATGTAAATAGATACACCTAATCAAAGGCATTTTGACAACGGATTTCTGTGAAGCCACTTTCCTGCAGATGTCATTTTGCATTCGGATTCTTTTTAAATTGACTTAACATTTGCCCACCTCCTGGTTCCTCCTCTGTCCTGATGCTTCTTTCAcagaggcagtggaggggggcATTGAATATTAAGGCAGAGAtaaatagattcttgttaggctaACGAATCAAAGGGTATcgagggtagatgggaatgtggaattggaAACATAAACAGATCATCTTATTAAATGATGGAGTAATCCCACTTgcggaatggccaacttctgctcctatttgatATGTTTATTTATTAAaggattatttttaaataatttaatcCCAGAAAAAATTAGTGACTATTTCTTCCTTCCTTTCTACTCCAGAAGGCTCAGTTCAATGAGGGTACAGCATCTCTACTATAGCGACCAACTGACTACTTTTCCTGTGTGAGCCTTCAGTGTTACAAGGATACTGTGCCACAAGGAGCCTCACAACTGAGCCCAAACATATCTCCGTCTGatatccacacacacatacatgtcaAGCAGGGCTGATGTTTCCTTAATCTGGGGCACAAGGTCAAATCATCATCTCACGTTATCAACTAACTCAGCACAGGTCAGGAACTGAACCAGAGACCTTCCTGATCAGCATAGTCCAAAAACACACCATGCCCTAAGCCAGCACAAGAATCCACCCTTAAGACTATCATATAAAATGTGAGGCAAgcccaaaaaatgctggaaaggcaTATGAATCAGCATCCGTGAAGAGAAAAGATTAACTTTGGATAACCCTTTGTCAGACTGAAGGATAAAAAGAGCCTTCTCCATAGAAGGGTTGAAAGAAAAAGGGTAGAAATAAATACAgggcaaaataattttaaaacagcttaatggggctggtttagctcactcggctaaatcgctggcttttaaagcaggccagcagcgcggttcgattcccgtaccagcctccccggacaggcgccgaaatgtggcgactaggggcttttcacagtaacttcattgaagcttactcatgacaataagcgattttcattttcatttcatttcatttcatttcaatgtaaaACCAACAGATATTATAAAGGATCACCTCAGTTGGACAATGGAAAGAAATTAAGAGACcatgtcatagaggtctacagcacagatgggccgttcagcccatcgagtttgcgccagtcaaaaacaaccacctaatgtAATGCAAATTTCATCTTCTGGTAGATATTTTCTATTCAAATCTGACCTGACGTCCCCGGTGATATGGAATGTGCCTATCCTTCTCCAGTACCTAAGTAAAAGATAGTGAGATTTAGGGGCTGCAAAATAGGATT encodes:
- the gtpbp3 gene encoding tRNA modification GTPase GTPBP3, mitochondrial isoform X2, whose product is MCNNLSRKSSGLARIHTTSTTDSGHSYQAVLCTKLKKPLVIQQLPSVALKPTEVRVNVHCCGVNFADLLICQGLYQHRPPIPFTPGMEFAGCVLEVGPNVTSIHKGDRVIGVSSTGAMAEQCVVDHEMLWPIGEELPYEVAATLPVSYGTAILALQQRAKTQPGETVLVTAAAGAAGLAAVDFASHVLKAKVIAAAGTDEKCELAVQKGAAVAINYTTKSVKEEVKKLTADKGVNVVLDTVGGDIFKEAFSSLAWEGRIVVVGFAGGNIPTVPANQLLLKNVTAMGIYWGKYQYEDFPIFSRSIVSAIQYCQEGRTKPHIGAVYKLQQVLEKDRHIPYHRGRQCNFQSSFVRMQCSDSRERSTIFAMSSGQGRCGVAVIRVSGPASRDTLICLTGQRALPPARAAALRPLLDPRSGERLDMGLVLWFPGPRSFTGEDCCEFHVHGGSAVVSGVLQALGYLPGLCPAQAGEFTKRAFQNGKLDLTEVEGLGDLIHAETEAQRRQALRQMAGDLGHLYHGWSKRLTRCLAHTEAYIDFSEDDNIEEGVLDKVDNDVHALQSEIDRHLHDSRQGERLRDGVHVTIVGAPNAGKSSLMNLICQKPTAIVSPIAGTTRDVLETTLNIGGYPVLLSDTAGLRETSDMVEQEGVRRARERLQLADIVLVMVDATELPSDLTGMVQFLQDYLSEVMGAPDKDADWIVVCNKTDLVLLEELNKLHLVLKDHGLPRMCLLSCTTGSGFDDFLHLLVEQVEKMCGNPLAGSPSLTQARHRLHLQNCSHALTQYHQQREMDLVLATEQLRTGLRQLGKITGTIGAEEILEVIFRDFCIGK
- the gtpbp3 gene encoding tRNA modification GTPase GTPBP3, mitochondrial isoform X3, encoding MGRVAVLRLCRDAVRCNNLSRKSSGLARIHTTSTTDSGHSYQAVLCTKLKKPLVIQQLPSVALKPTEVRVNVHCCGVNFADLLICQGLYQHRPPIPFTPGMEFAGCVLEVGPNVTSIHKGDRVIGVSSTGAMAEQCVVDHEMLWPIGEELPYEVAATLPVSYGTAILALQQRAKTQPGETVLVTAAAGAAGLAAVDFASHVLKAKVIAAAGTDEKCELAVQKGAAVAINYTTKSVKEEVKKLTADKGVNVVLDTVGGDIFKEAFSSLAWEGRIVVVGFAGGNIPTVPANQLLLKNVTAMGIYWGKYQYEDFPIFSRSIVSAIQYCQEGRTKPHIGAVYKLQQCNFQSSFVRMQCSDSRERSTIFAMSSGQGRCGVAVIRVSGPASRDTLICLTGQRALPPARAAALRPLLDPRSGERLDMGLVLWFPGPRSFTGEDCCEFHVHGGSAVVSGVLQALGYLPGLCPAQAGEFTKRAFQNGKLDLTEVEGLGDLIHAETEAQRRQALRQMAGDLGHLYHGWSKRLTRCLAHTEAYIDFSEDDNIEEGVLDKVDNDVHALQSEIDRHLHDSRQGERLRDGVHVTIVGAPNAGKSSLMNLICQKPTAIVSPIAGTTRDVLETTLNIGGYPVLLSDTAGLRETSDMVEQEGVRRARERLQLADIVLVMVDATELPSDLTGMVQFLQDYLSEVMGAPDKDADWIVVCNKTDLVLLEELNKLHLVLKDHGLPRMCLLSCTTGSGFDDFLHLLVEQVEKMCGNPLAGSPSLTQARHRLHLQNCSHALTQYHQQREMDLVLATEQLRTGLRQLGKITGTIGAEEILEVIFRDFCIGK
- the gtpbp3 gene encoding tRNA modification GTPase GTPBP3, mitochondrial isoform X1, yielding MGRVAVLRLCRDAVRCNNLSRKSSGLARIHTTSTTDSGHSYQAVLCTKLKKPLVIQQLPSVALKPTEVRVNVHCCGVNFADLLICQGLYQHRPPIPFTPGMEFAGCVLEVGPNVTSIHKGDRVIGVSSTGAMAEQCVVDHEMLWPIGEELPYEVAATLPVSYGTAILALQQRAKTQPGETVLVTAAAGAAGLAAVDFASHVLKAKVIAAAGTDEKCELAVQKGAAVAINYTTKSVKEEVKKLTADKGVNVVLDTVGGDIFKEAFSSLAWEGRIVVVGFAGGNIPTVPANQLLLKNVTAMGIYWGKYQYEDFPIFSRSIVSAIQYCQEGRTKPHIGAVYKLQQVLEKDRHIPYHRGRQCNFQSSFVRMQCSDSRERSTIFAMSSGQGRCGVAVIRVSGPASRDTLICLTGQRALPPARAAALRPLLDPRSGERLDMGLVLWFPGPRSFTGEDCCEFHVHGGSAVVSGVLQALGYLPGLCPAQAGEFTKRAFQNGKLDLTEVEGLGDLIHAETEAQRRQALRQMAGDLGHLYHGWSKRLTRCLAHTEAYIDFSEDDNIEEGVLDKVDNDVHALQSEIDRHLHDSRQGERLRDGVHVTIVGAPNAGKSSLMNLICQKPTAIVSPIAGTTRDVLETTLNIGGYPVLLSDTAGLRETSDMVEQEGVRRARERLQLADIVLVMVDATELPSDLTGMVQFLQDYLSEVMGAPDKDADWIVVCNKTDLVLLEELNKLHLVLKDHGLPRMCLLSCTTGSGFDDFLHLLVEQVEKMCGNPLAGSPSLTQARHRLHLQNCSHALTQYHQQREMDLVLATEQLRTGLRQLGKITGTIGAEEILEVIFRDFCIGK